From Theropithecus gelada isolate Dixy chromosome 5, Tgel_1.0, whole genome shotgun sequence:
TTGACTTGACCTTCAATATTGATATAGTCATTTTGATTCCTATTTTGAGGTTTCCCTAACTCTCTTGGGAAcatggtgtggtggtggggaacAGTAGAGAGCTTTGAGACAGATGGAGAAAGCTGATTGGTCAGGCAGGACTCAGGTTTCTCTTGGTCTTGGTCAAAACTCTTGTTAGAGAACTTCCCAACCTCACTCTTAATTGTTAAGGATTAAAAATATGATGcgtgtcttagtctgtttaggctgctataacaaaatatcataaactgagtagtttataaacagcagaaatttgcTTCTCACAGtactgggggctgggaagtccaggattATGGCTGATTTGGTGTCTTGGCAGGATCTGCTTTTTGATACcttttccctgtgtcctcacatggtagaaggggccAGAGAGTTCTCTGGGACCTCTTAGGGCATTAATTCTGTTTataagggctccacccttatagctcaatcacctcccaaagaccctacTTCTCAACATCATCACCCTGGAGGTTGACATGtcaacatatgaaatttaaaaggacacaaacattcagactaaaGCAATGTgtgaaattaatttctatttagaAAATTCTATTGAATTAAGCACAGAAGGTGGTTGCACAAATGGATTTTTAGAAATAGGATGATGCAAGGATGGCAGCTATGTTGCCTGGGAAAGGCTCATGTGTGACTCGCCACTCTCCCTGCTAGGTGGAAAGAATTAGAAAACGTGTGTTGAGAGTGGCAGGGGATAAACATGAAACACAGAAACACCGACAGGGAAATCCATTAATCATGTTTGTCTGTGATCACCCAGGAAGAAACAGATATCTGTTCTTTGTGGCAGTCGCTAATGGAAGAGACTGTGCTGTGATTTCATGTTTGAGATTGGAAGAGGAAAGGGGACAGATAGCAAATGATGCCACAGGAGAGGCACAGTGCGTGGGCTGAATCATCAAAGTGACATGTGTTTGCTAAGCGTGGCTCAAGTTAGGGGCTGGGGTGGGCATGTCTGTGCAACTTCCGTATCCACTGAGGACCCACTTGAGGCAGCTCTGTGCTGGGGCTGCCTGTGCACAGCCCACCCTATGGAGCCCACAGCCTCCAGCGGGGAGAAGTGGGGCACAAAACCATCAACTGGGCAGTGTGACAAGTGCCGTGGAAACCAAACTACATGAAGCAGAGACTGTGTAGCGGACTTCTGGGAGGGCCTGGTTCCATGGGAGGAGGAGGGTCACAAGAAGAGGGtgactgatatgatttggatttacgtcccacccaaatcttatttatttacgtatttatttattttgagacagaatgtcactctgtcacccaggctggagtgcagtggcgtgatctcagctcactgccatgtctgtcttctgagttcaagcaattttcctgcctcagcctcctgcgtagctgggattacagcatgcaccaccactcctggctaatttttttgtatttttagtacagatgaggttttaccatgttggctaggttggtctcgaactcctgacctcaggtgatcctcacgcctcccaaattgctgggattataggcatgagccacgggaCCCGGCCCGAATGTCATTtgaaattgtaattcccaatactgggggaggggcctggcaggaggtgactggatcatgggggtggatttccctctagctgttctcctgatagtgagttctctcacaagatctggttgtttaaacgtATGTAGCATCTCCTgctttactctttctttctttttctccagccatgtaagacatgcctgctcccctttaccttctgccatgattccaagttttctgaggcctccccagccaggcttcctgtacagcctatggaactgtgagtcaattaaatctcttttctttataaattacccagtcttagatagttccttatagcaatgtgagaacggactaatacagagacTTTCAATAATACTGACCTGGGAAGTGTTACTGGTTAAGGCTTCAGTTTGGAAAAAGCTCAGGGGTCAACTGGTGAGGGCAAATCGACTATAGATTCCCCTGCAAATTCTTCCCGCTGGGAACCCACAGGGCTGAATTGCCAAGCTCTGAGACCCACTGGCTTTTGCAGGTGAGTGAAGCAATGTGCATTTGCCATCCGCCCACTTAGTGTCCCAGATGTGTCTTCTAGATCACGGCTCTGCAACTTGTTCTCTAAAGGGCCAGGCggtaaatattttcagcattgtgggccacagggtctctgttgcaGCTGCTCAGCACTGCAGTTGTAGCAAGAGAACCACCATAGACTATACAGAAATCAACAGGCATGGCTGGTCTGGCCACAGACAGAAGTTCTAGATCCTTGCGACTCACAGCATGGGCCCTGACTCGGTATTGTCAGCATGTCCTGGTGCACCACTGGTCTGCACGTGGTCCCGGTGCACCTGAATTTCCATTCATAAGGTAAATCCTAACACAGATTCTTGCGTGGCAATGGGTTTCTTTAATCAGATTGCTTTCTTGGCAGTGCTCTACTGGGAGTGGGGGTTCGGATGAGGGAAGGGCGAAACTCATTTGGAACTTGCAGATCACGGAAAGGTGGCTCTGAAGGGGGTGAATGGGGACTGGGCATGCCACTGGAGGGTAGCCCCTGGGAAAACACTGGGACCTGCAGAGGAAAAAGCTCTGGGAAGTGACAGTGGAGCCAGGTGGAAGACAGGAGGGTGCCAGAAGTAAGTCGTCCCTAAGCAGAGTTTGTTGATTGCTCCTTTAGGAGCCAGGCACTGTCAGGACAGGAGGGTGGGATCAGGAGATGGACATGAATCGGACCCGGCTTCTTTGAGAGAGCCTGAAGGTAAGGAGGGTGAGGCATGGGTGAGAGTAACGTGATGCTGCAGTTGTCAGCAAGCAAAGGCATGATGTAAAGCAAGCAGAGCCATGAGTGACAGCAAGTGTGCGCGAGAGTTCGTGGAGGAGGTGGCGTCTAGCTTGGGTGGGTGGTGCCATGAGCCCCAGAAGACATCATGGGAGAAATGGAATTGGCCTTTGAGAAATGGGAATTTTAACATGTACAGATGAGCGCTGAAAGGCATCCCCAATAGAGAGGACAGGAGGAATGAAAGCAGGAAAGTGGAAAATCAAAAAGTCGGtatgaaaaggaaaatactgGTTTATTGGCACCTGTGCGTGTGTGCTGTATAAAGGTTTGAGTGGTAATGTGAGGGAATGTTAAAGTGTCTTTCTCTTGATGAagaattttctgtactttttcctTAGTGAATAGATGGTACCTTAGGAAAtacaaaatagtaacaataatcaTGTAGATTGTGATCAAGTTAGGTAGAGTCTCGAATTGCCAAGCTAAGTTTGATTTCATCTGTGGGCAAAGTGATTTCATCATTGGCTTGGTGTCCACACCACCAACCATTTCTGTGTTTCTAATTAAACTTGAGTCTCTTCACTCTAAGAGGAACGTGGCCCATCCCACCCAACCCTGAAGTAAGAACAAAGTGGTGAGAAGGAATGTCCAAGAAATAGTTTATTCCAAACAAGAAATGCCAACTTGAACAGAACCAGAAAATCTGGTGTTCCTAGGGCAACTTCCAGCTCCTGCCCCTAATTTGTGAACTCAgcccagtaaaaaaaaaaaaaatcttaagagtcTCCAGGGTCACAGTGAGGAGAGGAGCAGGCCCATTATttcctgggggaggtggggagcagGTTGGTTGTTGATGGGGACATGAAGTAAAGTGTGCAAAACAAGTCGACTGACGAGGACCACACAATCCAGAAATACCTTCAGTTCAAAGGAGGAAAACaatgactatttcttttttttaaaacaaaaatataaaacctcaccatacattaaaatgtcttttaataaaTCTAAGAGATGACATGGACAGCCCCAAGGATTAAGTAATCATGTAAAAAGTGAACAATGGAAGgtggatgaaaaaataaaaacacaatcgAACTTCAGCAGGATGTAACAAATATCAAAGACTCCAGGAACTATTTGGAAGAATCCTACACAGGAGGCTTGTTTGCACAGAAAACTGACCTGCCAGGTGAGTGAAGAAAGTAtctaaataatgatgataattatgCTGACAAAAAAGGCCATTCAATGAGTCATCCAATGCTTGCGGTTACACACAGGATCTTCTTTAACCCTATAACTCCCCTGCAACGTTAGTTTTACcatcctcatttaaaaatgaggaaactgccATTCAGAGCGATTGCATGCTTTGCCTAAGGTCTCCCACTTAGTAGCCAGCAGGGCTGGATTCTCAACACAAACCTGACTCCAAAGTCGAAGCTTTCCCTGCTTATCCCAACATCTTCCAGTTCAAAGGCAAGCTTCTCCCTGAGCAGATCGTAGTTTGCTTTTTGTGTGAACccattttcttcctgaaataaaCTTTCTAAGCACCCATGCTTCCTAATGTATAAAGAGGGAGCCGCCTCACCAATACAGATGGGGTACTCTCTGTAAGAAGATGCTGACAAGCTGATTTTACACCCTTCCCAGGAGAGAACACCCTGAAAGCCGATAGAGTTGGAGAGTTCTGCTGCAGGTCTGGGCTTTCGGGCCAGTTGGATGGGGTGCTGATTACACTCTGTAGGAGTAACCCGACTCTCATCTGAATGGACACCTGTGTGCCATCCCAGCACAAAGGATATGGTGGTGGTGAGGACTGCTGAAATTAGAAGGGTGGTCTTCTTAAATGAGGGGAGGAGCGAGACCGCAGCGCTGAGACCTTGGGGACAAGGCTGGTCTGCATGCTGCACCATCTTACAAGGTCAGAAGGACTGTGGCCTGCCAGAGAACGCACATGAAGACACTTCAGGTTTTGCTTCAGGATTTGGGAGTGTTGTTTTCACAGAAGGGTCCAAAATATCAGATACGTATTTTGCTGTCGGGGCTGTGTTTTCCGAAAGTGCTCTCTAACAAGCTAGGATGTGCCAAATTGCAAAGTCATGACGGTTTAATCGCTTTGGGGAATGGGGGTTCACTTCACATATTAAGGTTGCATTTTGCACgtaaaaatgactttataaatATCAGAGGTTTTTCATGTTTCCTATCTAATTGGGCTCTCCCCATAATCTTGTAATTTGAAGTGGGGCAGAAGTGTTTCACCCCTTTGGCAGAtgcagaaaactgaggcacagagagggcgtgacttgtctgaggtcacacagtgaaTCAGTCATGGAGATGGGACCAGAACCCAGGCTTCCCAGCTCCAAGTCCAGGGCTCTTTCTGCATCTGATGTTTTCAGGGGCAAGACAGGGACCTTCCGGGAATAAAGAGGGGCTCTGGGTGGGCAGGGCGGAGACGAGTGCAGTTCTGCTGAGCAGCAACAGTGTGGGCTTAGCTGCTGCAGCCGCGGGTGCAGGTGGTGGTGAGGAGGTTGTTGTTGCACCCGTCCTGGAGCTTGCTTTGGGCCTGGCCTCCAGCTCGGCTGTCGGTGTCCAAGAGCTGGCTGCCCtgtccctgctgcctcctgagCCTGCAAACAAGCACAGATCTGAGTTAGTGGTGCGGCACGGGGTTGTGGAGGCACGTCCAGGAGACACACTGGGCAGTCAGTCAGCTCAAACCCTCCCCTGCCTGGAAGGATTGATCATTAAGGCATCCAGGGTGCTGTGCACTGGAGCCAGATGGGCCTGGGATCAAAGCACAGCTGAGGCGCACTTGGGTGGGTTACTTAATGCACAGACCCTCAGTTTCTCTGTCTACAGAATGGAGATAATAATTCCCATCTTGTGGCTCCTTGTGATGCTTACTTGagatcatatatttatatttttgtttacatcatatatttatattgcccaggctcacAGTCAGTAAAGGTGGTGAGTCCCAGCTGTCATTCATTCAGTATATATGTATTAACTGCCCACTAGTGGACCAGCCACCACGTCTAGGAGCAGGGGATCCTCTGGCAAGCCAAACAGTTACATTCTTTGTCCTCAAGGAGCCCAATGTCGAAAGGGGAGACAGGCGCTAATGAAATAATGCCACAAGTAAATATCCAAACAGTTAAACACAGACTTACAAAATATCCTATTACAAACTATGTTGAGGGGGTGTGATTCCGAACACTGCATTTCCTAGCAGTTGGCCACTTGGTCACCTTTCACGTGTTGGAAGATGTCAGTGTCCCTCTGTTTCTGATCTTCAAGCTAAAGTTCAGTCACTATACCACAGCTGTCACTGCCTGTGGATGGCGGCAGCAAGTACGGAATGGAGACATTTAAGGAGGCAGTGAGAATTTTTAGAGCAGGGAAGAACTCAACTCACATCCTGGCTTGCAACACTTTCTACTTGGGTTATGTTAGTCAAGTTGCTTTATCTTCTTCTTAGCCTCAGCTTTCTTATGTAAAACTAGGAATTATATCGTTCACTTTGCAGGAGGCTAAGGGGATCATAgacaatacatgtaaaatatctaGTATAGGgctgggaataataataattactcttAGTTCTACCTTGTTCTGAAAAAGAGGTTTTAGCCTGAATTTTAAAACTAGTATGTTTCTTTCCAACAGATTGCAGAGCGGGTTGTCAACACCTGTTGTCTTGATTTAAATGAAAGAGCTGTTTCACCCAGCAAGCCTCTGTGTATGCTTGTTATATGCAGGGTCCTCAGGGTTATCCTAAGATGACTACAACAGTCTATGCCCTTAGACAGGTCATggttgtgtgtgtgaatgtgagtgtgtgcaAAGTGGGAATGCCTAGTGTTTGCAACAATGCTGGTACTTGAATAAGTCCTTCAGATAACACTGAAATACCAGCAGCAACACTGTGTTTCATAAGACAGTGAATTGGTGGTTCCTTCCCCCAATCCTTCATGCAAAGGCCCAGGACCAAGGTGGGCAGTTCCTCTGCCACCGTGGCTTGCAGCTCTCCAGATAGGGCAACTGGGAACGGTGGTCATGGTTAAAATACATCATCCTAGTGAAGTGGGCAGGAGCCAGAGGACAGAGCTGGGAGGCTCCATTCGGGTTGAGGCCTTGGTGATGGGATATTTCCTCTTACCCTCAGTTGAAGAGGTGGCTTATCATCCTTCTtagtaaaaatatactttattttctgtctgtgttGGCATTTATTTGGACTTTTTGCCTTCAGCACTTGTGTTTAATTGGCTTTTGTGTATTTGACATTAGACCAGAACATTCACAAAATGGGGCTCTCAAAGTTCAAAGGCAGGCCAACATATTTTCTGGGACTCCAGCTGGTAACATGTTCAAACACTGCAAGGATTATTTAAAGAGTCTGCGTTCttaaaactgaattaaaatacCATGACTATAAAATCATGGATTTCAAATAAGATATGATACCTCATTGATATCTTGAggctaaaaaaaaagaattgttcagTACTCAAAGATTGCCTCACTACAATATACTGTCTTAAAACTAGTTGAAATTCGTTTCTCTCCAGAGCTCTTCCCATCCTTctcacaatttcttttctttatcctctAAGCTAAACTCTCTTTGTCCAAAACTCCTTAGCTAGTCTGACATAATATCTATGAAGAACGCTTGCAAACCagcagaaatgaaataaaatcactttgatcttcatgctgtttttttttaaagcaaagaaaaaatttccATGTAAAAGACATTCTCTTCATACTAAAAAGGAACTGCAACATTTTGATCTTCAAGGACAAAGACTTAAGACCAGGAAAATATGATACAAACtctgctataataaaataacttatcTTTTGGGCTTCCTGACATAATTTAGTCACATTATTCTTTGTCCAATTCAGTATATTGGCAACTTAAACTGCCTTACCCCAAATTTGGTTCACAGCCTTCATAAGACTGTCtaataggccagatgtggtgggttaaacctgtaatcccagccctttgggaagctgaggtgggtggatcaccttaggtcaggagttcaaggccagccttgccaacaaggtgaaaccccatctctactaaaaatacaaaaattagctgggcgtggtggcacacacctgtaatcccagctactcgggaggctgaggcaggagaattgcttgaacctagggggtggaggttgcagtgagccaagatcatgccactgcactccagcctgggtggcagagtgagactgtcttaaaaaaaaaaaaaaagaaaaaaaaaaattacctaattaaaaaaaaaaatcttaaaatttagtcttatctcatttttttcaaaaaataatttggatcCAACCATCATTTGTAAACTGGTGAGTTTGTATTACCATCCCAtgacaaaattctaaaataaaaaccacaagatcttcatttgtatgtatatatatctagatgtgtttatgtatatatacacgtattaCATTGTATCTTGTCTACATAATAAAATCTGATGTAGCCAGCCAGAAATCtctttaagaaattttattttgattgatttAAAAGAGCActcatataaaatatacagtaatTAATCAGTTTTATGAAGTTCATGTCACTTAAGTAAATCTTTGGTAAACTAGttggttgaggcaggggaatcgcttgctgggaggtggaggttgcagtgagccaagatcgtgccacagcactccagcctggcaacagagcaagactgcatctcaaaaaaataaataaataaataaaaagtaaataaataaaataaaaataaaattgttaatgaaataaaattaaaatgtcttcataattgtctacatacatttttttttgcctGGGTTTACTTGTCAgacagttttatattttgctttttctatatgttttaagATCATAAGGCTATGAACCCAGCCTAAAACAAAATGATCTTCCTGCAATTACTTGatgaatagaaataatttaatattgcTAATTTAATAAAAGCAGACATATTTTCTGAGTTATTGACAGGACACCATGCATTTAACTTTAGGGTTTTTGCTTCGGTAAACAATTGATATTTACAGgctaaaaaattattaatagagaAATAACTTGAAATGATGATTACCTTTGTCTGATATCTCAATTCTCATAAGTAATTTAGGTAAGCtataaagcagaaaaatgtaAACTGGACAAATGTCTATAAGTAAACTTTTCATGTGATTTAAAATCTTAAGGTTATGTTTAATTAATAGGTACTCATTAAATGTCTGGGTCATTTTCAACTAAGACTTCAAATTATAAACTGGTTCTCATTCACAATGTTGATACATGACAGACAATTAAAGATCTTGCTTCCTAGAGTTTTACTAAAATTCAAGGTTACTGagagttaaaaattttaattaatatataaaattttgtatataaaatatacaaaaatatgaagtttttaataagaattattataagaaagacataaaatatgttctttgagaaaaaatgttttgtctAATTCAGAGGCTATTTAaaggtggttttaaaatatagatctagcaagaaaatagaaacaagataTAAAAGAATCAGTAAGTAGGAGagaaagatgtgaagaaagttatAGATATGAAGGTAAATTTTTGGTAAGGAAGGTTGCAAAGAAAAGAGACTAATTTTGAATAAGAAAGAATCTTGTGTGgtaaatttttgtcctaaaataaaatgacgtGAGTTATTTAAGAAGGAAGAGGCAGAAGACAAAGCAGAATATTTAAGGCATGTCATGCATGGTCTGTGTGAATCACACAGAAAGGCTTGTGAAAGGGAAATGTATGAAAGTAATGTTGTATGTGATCAAGTTGGCTACAATTAAAAGGAATTATTTGTGATAACCTTTCTAAAAATTGAGCTTTGATATTCAAAATACATTAGCAAAAAACTACAACAAAAGGTTccctatatttaaataaaaaaagatgtttttgaaGTATTGATCTGCTCTTAATAAAATTgcaagatgtttttatttttaattctggatTCCAAGTCCAGAGTGTTCACCATTACACCATACAAttttacattacttttttttttttttccagacggagtcttgctctgtcgcccgggctggagtgcagtggcatgatctcagctcactgcaacttccatctcccgggttcaaatgattctcttgcctcagcctcctgagtagttgggattacaggcatgcgccccccaagcccagctgatttttgtatttttagtagagacaggatttcaccatgttggtcaggctggtctcaatcttctgacctcgtgatctgcccacctcagcctcccaaagtgctgggattacaggcattaaccacTGCACCCCGCGAATCTTACACTGATTTTCAATTCTaaggtatttttcttatttattttttttttttttgagacagggtcttcctctgtcacccaggctggagcacaatggagtgttcttggctcattgcagcctcaacctcctgggctccactgatcctcccaccttagcctccctgccatggtgcccaggctggtctcgaactcaggaGCTCAGG
This genomic window contains:
- the LOC112624477 gene encoding uncharacterized protein LOC112624477, translating into MVQHADQPCPQGLSAAVSLLPSFKKTTLLISAVLTTTISFVLGWHTGVHSDESRVTPTECNQHPIQLARKPRPAAELSNSIGFQGVLSWEGCKISLSASSYREYPICIGEAAPSLYIRKHGCLESLFQEENGFTQKANYDLLREKLAFELEDVGISRESFDFGVRFVLRIQPCWLLSGRP